Proteins from a genomic interval of Debaryomyces hansenii CBS767 chromosome E complete sequence:
- a CDS encoding DEHA2E22594p (similar to uniprot|Q06833 Saccharomyces cerevisiae YPR091C Hypothetical ORF): MSLVGYIYIYLLGGITFIPLVIFSFIYFHPVIDDASNGINEGGEKVNVGEIEEKESSGLKTYRSGWITVTQDYIESIDDISSNTQSISESTENKSAYSSLYKLVRNSDSDSSTTVETSNQPIETKSDTTVKKSQKKHRFYAVLKHGNLFLYKNESLKDVKHVIVLSNQIISVWPRDISDAQLFIKTTAICIIKSDWSRKRRLSEEFENEIITTNDILTMNLKPPSGSIFIYCDTNIEKEDWYFSLIKATKTESESKNLNPSVHAKTLHFETDDMINLIQTLYSSEGQWHTKWLNAMIGRLFLSLQKTEFLKEFLKNRLNKKLNKIKKPGFLDTFKLVKLDAGTAAPFITWPSLQEINPNGDLVVKLFFHYHGKLSFQISTKVNINLGSRFKPREVDLLLSITIEKLEGPMLVKFKPPPSERIWYSFESEPLINLKIEPIISSRQLTYNIITNSIEKKLKEAIKDTLVLPHWDDFVFYNTTNEIYRGGIWDKDSRPKERAETEESSDIEESQQQLEEDAESITDGSYLPRQNTSSNLTTKTGDVVPPVKVNTVTPKLRISNTLSDISKKMKKPKSNTTLSVNEDNYYSDGSFVESSKTNDRDLSDPNNNKKSTINTLKKIGKWYFKDEKSIPENDNYTKPEMISSRRTVKKPGSDSSKSHQDMDLPSYEMFNKGLNCDANSAKDSYNQASAAGRSRTNSKLSLGSTEKPLNLDNDSETAFNEPLENEPIGLNIDVDDSNSINLKGGSKIALSSSFSPTNASIISEDLTEKHSVPHQRHRKAPPEPAPKTPPQLPPREIDGVANDSSRSLNTSKDKKVNVLQEEQEVKDGQLLNENESNEVNDNDIDDLSI, encoded by the coding sequence ATGAGTTTAGTTGGATATATCTACATCTATTTGCTAGGTGGTATAACTTTTATACCTCTCGTTATATTTctgtttatttattttcaccCTGTAATAGATGATGCCAGCAATGGAATCAATGAAGGGGGAGAGAAAGTGAACGTTGGAGAGATAGAGGAAAAGGAATCATCGGGATTGAAAACGTACAGATCGGGATGGATCACTGTGACACAGGATTACATTGAGtcaattgatgatatttcttcCAATACCCAATCGATAAGTGAATCAACCGAAAATAAATCAGCCTATTCTTCGTTGTACAAGTTGGTTAGGAATTCTGATTCGGATTCATCTACCACAGTTGAAACTTCGAACCAGCCTATCGAGACCAAAAGTGATACCACAGTTAAGAAATCACAAAAGAAACACAGATTCTACGCGGTGCTTAAACATGGCAATTTATTCTTGTACAAGAACGAGAGCTTAAAGGATGTGAAGCATGTAATTGTCTTGTctaatcaaataatttctgTTTGGCCTCGGGATATACTGGATGCTCAACTATTCATTAAAACTACAGCTATCTGTATTATCAAGAGTGACTGgtcaagaaaaagaaggtTGTCAGAAGAATTTGAGAATGAAATAATTACTACAAACGATATTTTGACGATGAACTTGAAACCACCATCGGGatctatatttatatactgTGATactaatattgaaaaggaaGATTGGTATTTTAGCTTGATCAAAGCAACCAAAACAGAATCGGAATCTAAGAATTTAAATCCACTGGTACATGCGAAGACTTTACATTTCGAAACGGATGATATGATTAATTTAATCCAGACTTTATACAGTTCGGAAGGTCAATGGCATACGAAATGGTTGAATGCAATGATAGGTAGGTTGTTTTTGTCTTTGCAGAAGACAGAGTTTTTGAAggaatttttgaagaacCGTTTgaacaaaaaattaaacaaaataaaaaagCCCGGATTTTTGGACACTTTTAAACTTGTTAAGCTAGACGCCGGGACTGCTGCTCCATTTATAACATGGCCCAGCTTGCAAGAAATCAACCCTAATGGTGATCTTGTTGTCAAGttattttttcattatcacGGAAAGTTatcatttcaaatatcGACAAAGGTAAATATTAATCTTGGTTCACGATTCAAACCTAGGGAAGTTGATTTATTGCTATCAATtacaattgaaaagttaGAAGGGCCAATGCTAGTAAAGTTTAAACCACCGCCTTCTGAAAGAATTTGGTATTCCTTCGAAAGTGAGCctttaatcaatttaaaaattgagCCAATAATAAGCTCAAGACAACTCacatataatattatcactaattcaattgaaaagaaattgaaagaagcTATTAAGGATACTCTCGTTTTACCACATTGGGATGATTTTGTATTTTACAATACTACGAATGAAATTTATAGAGGCGGAATATGGGATAAAGATAGCAGACCAAAAGAACGAGCGGAGACAGAAGAATCACTGGACATTGAAGAATCACAACAACaattggaagaagatgCTGAGTCTATAACTGACGGAAGTTATTTGCCAAGACAAAACACATCAAGCAATTTAACAACTAAAACAGGGGACGTTGTACCACCCGTAAAAGTTAATACTGTAACCCCAAAattaagaatttcaaatacTCTAAGTGATATTTCcaaaaaaatgaaaaagccaaaatcaaatactACTCTTAGTGTGAATGAAGACAATTACTATTCCGATGGTTCGTTCGTTGAATCTTCCAAAACCAATGACCGTGATTTATCCGATccgaataataataaaaagtcCACTATCAATacattgaagaaaattggaaaatggtattttaaagatgaaaaatcgATTCCAGAAAACGATAATTATACAAAACCAGAAATGATACTGAGTCGGAGAACGGTTAAGAAACCTGGTTCAGATAGCTCGAAACTGCATCAGGATATGGATTTGCCATCGTATGAAATGTTTAATAAAGGCTTGAATTGTGATGCTAATTCTGCAAAGGATTCTTATAATCAAGCTAGTGCTGCGGGTAGGTCAAGaaccaattccaaattaaGTTTAGGTAGCACAGAAAAGCCGTTAAATTTAGACAATGATTCAGAAACAGCTTTTAATGAACCTCTTGAAAATGAACCTATTGGTTTAAATATCGATGTTGATGATAGTAACagtataaatttaaaaggAGGTTCAAAAATCGCTTTATCATCGAGCTTTTCTCCTACTAATGCAAGTATTATTTCAGAAGATCTTACTGAAAAGCATTCTGTGCCCCATCAGAGACACAGAAAAGCTCCTCCCGAACCTGCCCCGAAGACACCTCCCCAATTGCCCCCTAGGGAAATCGATGGAGTTGCGAATGATTCTTCAAGGTCATTAAACACTTCGAAAGACAAGAAGGTGAATGTGTTgcaagaagaacaagaagtGAAAGACGGACAACTTctaaatgaaaatgaaagtaACGAggttaatgataatgatatagaTGATTTAAGTATTTAG
- a CDS encoding DEHA2E22616p (weakly similar to CA2362|IPF10595 Candida albicans IPF10595 unknown function) — protein sequence MTIRKSQRTRTLTEKVKPIRQTTNSLEHPAKKRKLNVEEDADKIDPVEKLLSLTNLNNDILNVDEPSPVNYMNIASNNSTEQISLNFTKILNDNLRAYYSRLNKNPLEVYNDNSTFGLLNKQPTAEVDQETVPKHLDVPFFKKVNFNSNSKSYTFDEYLAYDDLTDTDESDEDKSPITPISLPPPLNGKMSFHYRHNDNLNLSLNQHPESEPQDICKILNKNCLISGKASEMVGTGNFMINDFFL from the coding sequence ATGACAATTCGTAAGTCACAACGTACCCGTACATTAACAGAAAAGGTTAAACCTATTAGGCAGACGACTAACAGTTTAGAACACCCAGCAAAAAAGAGGAAATTgaatgttgaagaagatgcaGATAAGATTGACCCAGTAGAGAAGTTACTTAGCTTGACTAACTTGAACAATGATATCTTGAATGTGGATGAACCATCACCGGTGAACTACATGAATATTGCGAGCAATAATTCTACCGAGCAGATTTCGTTGAATTTCACTAAGATTTTGAACGATAACTTAAGGGCATACTATTCTAGATTGAACAAAAACCCCTTAGAAGTATACAATGACAACTCGACATTTggtttattgaataagCAGCCAACCGCCGAAGTTGATCAAGAAACTGTTCCAAAACACTTAGATGTTCCCTTTTTTAAGAAGGTTAACTTTAATTCTAACTCTAAGTCATATACCTTTGACGAGTACTTGGCATATGATGATTTGACTGACACCGACGAGTCGGATGAAGACAAATCTCCTATCACCCCTATTTCATTGCCCCCACCATTGAATGGCAAGATGAGTTTTCACTACAGACACAACGACAACTTGAATTTGTCGTTGAACCAGCATCCTGAGAGTGAGCCTCAAGATATTTGTaagatattaaataaaaattgtttaatatCTGGTAAAGCTAGTGAAATGGTTGGCACTGGTAATTTTAtgataaatgatttttttctATAA